A genomic stretch from Halobellus sp. LT62 includes:
- the folD gene encoding bifunctional methylenetetrahydrofolate dehydrogenase/methenyltetrahydrofolate cyclohydrolase FolD codes for MTEIIDGNEVASDIRNGLLDSIETLTEAGTTPCLATVLMNEDPASATYVSMKHKDCKEVGIATRDIELDPETPAEELFDTIDELNADPEVHGILVQMPLPDHVDEREVLRRIDPGKDVDGFHPENVGRLVAGNARYKPCTPHGVQKLLAAADVETEGADAVVVGRSNIVGKPMANLLIQKAEGGNATVTVCHSRTDDLAEKTRNADIVVAAAGVPEMITGEMITEGTVVIDVGINRVETDGGSELVGDVDYDSVEPKASAITPVPGGVGPMTRAMLLWNTVKSAGDVADIDVDLP; via the coding sequence ATGACCGAGATCATCGACGGCAACGAGGTCGCTTCCGACATCCGAAACGGGCTGCTCGACAGCATCGAAACGCTGACAGAGGCCGGAACGACGCCCTGTCTTGCGACGGTGCTGATGAACGAGGATCCCGCGAGCGCGACGTACGTCTCGATGAAGCACAAAGACTGTAAGGAGGTCGGCATCGCCACGCGCGATATCGAACTCGATCCCGAGACGCCCGCCGAGGAACTCTTCGACACCATCGACGAACTGAACGCCGACCCCGAAGTACACGGCATCCTCGTGCAGATGCCGCTGCCGGATCACGTCGACGAGCGGGAGGTCCTGCGTCGGATCGACCCCGGCAAGGACGTCGACGGCTTCCACCCCGAGAACGTCGGCCGCCTCGTCGCCGGCAACGCCCGATACAAGCCCTGCACGCCCCACGGCGTCCAGAAGCTCTTGGCCGCCGCGGACGTCGAAACCGAGGGCGCAGACGCCGTCGTCGTCGGGCGCTCGAACATCGTCGGCAAGCCGATGGCCAACCTTCTGATCCAGAAGGCCGAGGGCGGCAACGCGACAGTCACGGTCTGTCACTCCCGCACGGACGACCTCGCCGAGAAAACCCGGAACGCGGACATCGTCGTCGCCGCCGCGGGTGTCCCGGAGATGATTACCGGCGAGATGATCACAGAGGGGACGGTCGTCATCGACGTCGGCATCAACCGCGTCGAGACCGACGGGGGGTCCGAACTCGTCGGCGACGTCGACTACGACAGCGTCGAGCCGAAGGCCAGCGCGATCACGCCCGTTCCCGGCGGCGTCGGTCCGATGACGCGCGCGATGCTCCTGTGGAACACGGTGAAGTCCGCGGGCGACGTCGCCGACATCGACGTCGACCTCCCGTAG
- the glyA gene encoding serine hydroxymethyltransferase — MDDSHVRDVDPAVADALSGEVQRQRDTLAMIASENHASRAVLEAQGSALTNKYAEGYPGERYYAGCEYADVVEELAIDRAKELWGAAHVNVQPHSGSQANMGVYLAMLDPGDKILSLDLTHGGHLSHGHPANFAGQTYEVRQYEVDAETGYVDYEGLAEIADSFDPDIIVSGYSAYPRDVDWERVQEVADDVDAYHLADIAHITGLVAAGVHSSPVGVADFVTGSTHKTIRAGRGGIIMCEEEHADAIDKAVFPGAQGGPLMHNIAGKAVGFGEALSEEFDAYAEQTVKNAKSLADRLEEHGLNLVSGGTDNHLVLADLRPSHPETTGKDVEAALETAGIVMNANTVPGETRSAFDPSGIRLGTPAITTRGFDEEATREVADLVVRVIDDYDDESVVASVAERVDELTDEYPLYD; from the coding sequence ATGGACGACAGCCACGTCCGCGACGTCGACCCAGCCGTCGCAGACGCTCTCTCCGGCGAAGTGCAGCGCCAGCGAGACACGCTCGCGATGATCGCGAGCGAGAACCACGCGAGTCGCGCAGTACTGGAAGCGCAGGGCAGCGCGCTCACGAACAAATACGCGGAAGGCTACCCGGGAGAACGGTACTACGCGGGCTGTGAGTACGCGGACGTTGTCGAGGAACTGGCGATCGATCGAGCAAAGGAACTGTGGGGCGCGGCGCACGTGAACGTCCAGCCGCACTCGGGATCGCAGGCGAACATGGGCGTCTACCTCGCGATGCTGGATCCCGGCGACAAGATCCTCTCGCTGGATCTCACCCACGGTGGCCACCTCAGCCACGGTCATCCCGCGAACTTCGCGGGCCAGACCTACGAGGTCAGGCAGTACGAGGTCGACGCGGAAACGGGCTACGTCGACTACGAGGGACTCGCCGAGATCGCCGACTCCTTCGATCCCGACATCATCGTCTCGGGCTACTCCGCGTACCCGCGCGACGTCGACTGGGAGCGCGTGCAGGAAGTCGCCGACGACGTCGACGCCTACCACCTCGCGGACATCGCACACATCACCGGCCTCGTCGCCGCGGGCGTTCACTCCTCGCCCGTCGGCGTCGCCGACTTCGTGACCGGATCGACGCACAAGACGATCCGCGCGGGCCGCGGCGGGATCATCATGTGCGAAGAGGAGCACGCCGACGCCATCGACAAGGCCGTCTTCCCCGGTGCGCAGGGCGGCCCCCTGATGCACAACATCGCGGGCAAGGCCGTCGGGTTCGGCGAGGCGCTCTCCGAGGAGTTCGACGCCTACGCCGAACAGACCGTCAAAAACGCGAAGTCGCTCGCGGATCGGCTCGAGGAACACGGCCTCAACCTCGTCTCCGGCGGCACCGACAACCACCTCGTGCTCGCCGACCTGCGCCCGTCGCACCCCGAGACGACCGGCAAGGACGTCGAGGCCGCGCTCGAAACCGCCGGCATCGTGATGAACGCGAACACGGTGCCGGGCGAGACGCGCTCGGCGTTCGATCCCAGCGGGATCCGCTTGGGGACGCCGGCGATCACCACCCGCGGGTTCGACGAGGAGGCGACGCGCGAAGTCGCAGACCTCGTCGTCCGCGTGATCGACGACTACGACGACGAGAGTGTCGTCGCGTCGGTCGCCGAGCGCGTCGACGAGCTCACCGACGAGTACCCGCTGTACGACTGA
- a CDS encoding DUF63 family protein, which produces MSTVAERVGVAPERLWAGGVLTALAALVVGVLAFPEVVYDGFIWHYFWGPVQADANSAVCAVRPGSTVEYIYDAQACSNAAEPVAYPGYTLVSEVGYMVTLLVALIGVVFLLRRLDLGTDREFFYALLPFVFFGGALRVVEDANDAVPAAEALISYPLNTLFISPIIYFTVFAITLVAVVAAVWAARAGVVERYDYALFGTGSVVLLATLGYLFWLVLTGAEGVEFYPQVSAVVLAGATVAALATWALIERFAPGVNAGTEKIGFVILWGHAVDGVANVVGLDWMPAIGAGANLIPKHPVNQFVVDVTGSLLPASVLAVTGDTWPFLLVKLVAATFVIWVFEAEIFEESPRYTMLLLVAVLAVGLGPGTRDMLRATFGV; this is translated from the coding sequence ATGTCAACAGTCGCCGAACGCGTCGGCGTCGCACCCGAGCGGCTCTGGGCGGGCGGGGTGCTGACCGCGCTCGCCGCGCTCGTCGTCGGCGTGCTCGCCTTCCCGGAGGTCGTCTACGACGGCTTCATCTGGCACTACTTCTGGGGCCCCGTGCAGGCGGACGCCAACTCCGCGGTGTGTGCGGTCCGGCCGGGGAGTACCGTCGAGTACATCTACGATGCACAGGCCTGTTCGAACGCCGCCGAGCCCGTCGCATACCCCGGCTACACCCTCGTCTCGGAAGTCGGCTACATGGTCACGCTGCTCGTCGCGCTGATCGGCGTGGTCTTCCTCCTTCGACGCCTCGATCTGGGAACCGACCGGGAGTTCTTCTACGCGCTCCTGCCGTTCGTCTTCTTCGGCGGCGCGCTCCGCGTCGTCGAGGACGCAAACGACGCCGTTCCGGCCGCGGAGGCGCTCATCAGCTACCCGTTGAACACGCTCTTTATCAGCCCGATCATCTACTTCACCGTCTTCGCGATCACGCTCGTCGCGGTCGTCGCCGCCGTCTGGGCCGCCCGAGCGGGAGTTGTCGAGCGGTACGATTACGCGCTGTTCGGGACGGGGTCGGTCGTCCTCCTCGCCACGCTCGGCTACCTGTTCTGGCTCGTGCTCACGGGAGCCGAGGGAGTCGAGTTCTACCCGCAGGTGTCGGCGGTCGTCCTCGCCGGCGCGACGGTCGCCGCTCTCGCGACATGGGCGCTCATCGAACGGTTCGCCCCCGGCGTCAACGCGGGAACCGAAAAAATCGGCTTCGTCATCCTCTGGGGTCACGCGGTCGACGGCGTCGCCAACGTCGTCGGCCTCGACTGGATGCCGGCGATCGGTGCCGGGGCGAATCTGATCCCGAAACACCCGGTGAACCAGTTCGTCGTCGACGTCACCGGCTCGCTCTTGCCCGCATCGGTGCTCGCGGTGACCGGTGACACGTGGCCGTTCCTCCTCGTGAAACTCGTCGCGGCGACGTTCGTGATTTGGGTGTTCGAAGCGGAGATCTTCGAGGAGAGCCCGCGCTACACGATGTTGCTGCTCGTTGCGGTGCTCGCGGTCGGTCTCGGCCCCGGAACGCGGGATATGCTCCGCGCGACGTTCGGCGTGTGA
- a CDS encoding HAD family hydrolase, with amino-acid sequence MTDVSRAAETETRPLEAFDAVVWDLDGTLVRLRVDWDVVTRDVADVFEAAGIAADGVDLWEMLDLADESGLRNDVEAVIGEHEDAGARRSDRLPHADLVGGFDAEGVCSLNCERACRIALDIHELTPHVDAVVGRDTIPTRKPDPEPLLETIRRMDVSTGETVFVGDSVRDEEAARRAGVAFRYVEKAVSDDGVSTDS; translated from the coding sequence ATGACCGACGTATCGCGCGCTGCCGAGACCGAGACGCGGCCGCTGGAAGCCTTCGACGCGGTCGTCTGGGACCTCGACGGCACGCTCGTTCGCCTGCGGGTCGACTGGGACGTCGTCACTCGCGACGTCGCCGACGTGTTCGAGGCGGCCGGTATCGCCGCCGATGGCGTGGATCTCTGGGAGATGCTCGACCTCGCGGACGAATCTGGCCTCCGGAACGATGTCGAGGCGGTCATCGGCGAGCACGAAGACGCCGGTGCGCGCCGGTCGGACCGGCTCCCCCACGCCGACCTCGTGGGGGGATTCGACGCGGAGGGCGTCTGCTCGTTGAACTGCGAACGCGCCTGCCGAATCGCGCTCGACATCCACGAACTCACGCCCCACGTCGACGCGGTCGTCGGTCGCGACACAATCCCGACGCGGAAGCCGGATCCCGAGCCGCTCTTAGAGACGATCCGTCGGATGGACGTTTCTACCGGGGAGACCGTCTTCGTCGGCGACTCCGTTCGCGACGAGGAGGCGGCCCGGCGGGCGGGCGTCGCCTTCCGTTACGTCGAGAAAGCCGTTTCCGACGACGGCGTCAGCACGGATTCGTAG
- a CDS encoding DUF420 domain-containing protein produces the protein MVIHARDHVLELTAALSAVSLAAVFTAVLGAVPPTALPNAPDALVESIPHVNAVLSTLALVTITLGVRFIRGGAVDRHRAMMLTTLGLFVAFLVLYLYRIALVGPASFPGPEAVYRFLYLPTLAVHVLLAIVCIPLLYYVLLLALTRPVSALYDSPHARVGRVAAALWFVSFALGDVVYLLLYVIY, from the coding sequence ATGGTCATTCACGCGCGAGACCACGTCCTCGAACTCACGGCTGCGCTCTCAGCCGTCTCGCTCGCGGCGGTGTTCACCGCCGTCTTGGGAGCGGTCCCACCGACGGCGTTACCCAACGCACCGGACGCGCTCGTCGAATCGATTCCGCACGTCAATGCCGTGCTCAGCACCCTCGCACTCGTGACGATCACGCTCGGCGTGCGGTTCATCCGCGGTGGAGCGGTCGACCGCCACCGCGCGATGATGCTCACGACGCTCGGATTGTTCGTCGCGTTCCTCGTTCTCTACCTCTACCGGATCGCCCTCGTCGGCCCGGCCTCCTTTCCCGGCCCGGAGGCAGTCTATCGGTTCCTCTACCTCCCGACGCTCGCGGTTCACGTCCTGCTCGCGATCGTTTGCATCCCGCTTTTGTATTACGTGCTCTTGCTCGCACTCACGCGCCCCGTCTCCGCGCTCTACGACTCACCGCACGCGCGCGTCGGCCGCGTCGCCGCCGCGCTGTGGTTCGTCTCGTTCGCGCTCGGCGACGTCGTCTACCTGCTGTTGTACGTCATTTACTGA
- a CDS encoding MoaD/ThiS family protein, which yields MAQSQTVQQRVQTTVEVRATGRVRDALGTPKLTYTFGGDTLREFGESFFADYDVRDLVIAETESESESTTRGWAPIDAADVPGRLRKNPDGEQTRAYARVLVNGQFNENLDGFDTKLQDGDRVALVNPFMFCL from the coding sequence ATGGCTCAGTCGCAGACCGTTCAACAACGGGTGCAGACGACCGTCGAGGTCCGCGCGACGGGACGCGTCCGCGACGCGCTCGGGACGCCGAAACTCACCTATACGTTCGGGGGCGACACCCTCCGAGAGTTCGGCGAGTCGTTCTTCGCCGACTACGACGTCCGCGACCTCGTGATCGCCGAAACGGAGTCGGAGTCGGAGTCGACGACTCGTGGATGGGCACCGATCGACGCCGCCGACGTCCCGGGACGCCTTCGGAAGAACCCGGACGGCGAGCAGACACGCGCGTACGCTCGCGTCCTCGTCAACGGTCAGTTCAACGAGAACCTCGACGGGTTCGACACGAAACTGCAGGACGGAGATCGCGTCGCACTGGTCAATCCGTTTATGTTCTGTCTGTAG
- a CDS encoding multiprotein-bridging factor 1 family protein, giving the protein MPKYSTGSGGGGGDGDSCELCGRSTGNLRLANVAGAELLVCGDCAPHDDSRKQRTDSNKSDGHDETVSRQKRAAQRQAKVYDQAKGDASHWEEGTDYEEDRLPYLVSDYGERAESARQDAGLTIEELADELDVEESDIDAVEQGRATRAGVGGSLVRALEERFGIELVDE; this is encoded by the coding sequence ATGCCCAAATACTCCACCGGTAGCGGCGGGGGCGGTGGCGACGGCGACAGCTGCGAACTCTGCGGTCGCTCGACCGGAAATCTCCGTCTGGCGAACGTCGCGGGCGCTGAGCTCCTCGTGTGCGGGGACTGCGCGCCGCACGATGACTCGCGGAAGCAGCGCACGGACTCCAACAAGAGCGACGGCCACGACGAAACAGTTTCTCGACAGAAGCGGGCTGCGCAGCGACAGGCGAAAGTGTACGACCAAGCGAAGGGCGACGCCTCTCACTGGGAGGAAGGCACCGACTACGAGGAGGACCGGCTCCCGTATCTCGTTTCCGACTACGGCGAGCGGGCCGAATCCGCCCGTCAAGACGCCGGGTTGACCATCGAGGAGTTGGCGGACGAACTCGACGTTGAGGAGTCCGACATCGACGCGGTCGAGCAGGGGCGTGCGACGCGGGCCGGCGTCGGCGGGTCGCTCGTTCGGGCGCTCGAAGAGCGATTCGGCATCGAGCTGGTCGACGAATAG
- a CDS encoding alanyl-tRNA editing protein → MQTRAPTEPTVREFDADVIDVDGRTVTLDQTYFYAESGGQPADRGTIDGRRVVDVQTDGDAVRHTLATEPEFGVDDTVTGVVDDDFRTYCMRAHTASHVLYGAGRRLLDDLGYGGFDISESKVRVDFTTSTDIDDGTLVELERLVNRTVWDSREVSWQEVPTGEATAREDVAFNTKTEEGVMSDADTVRIVDVEGWDVAACGGTHVSNTREIGPVTVLNRSNPGEGLTRVEFAVGPTGIDRQAERHGVLRETAAALETGTDDLAETAATVRAERDELRDRVRELERAAVGDAIDGFERVTKSETVWRVGVLDGVDPNDVGEAAKDAVADDEVIAAVGGSASPYVVVAAGTDSDVHAGSVVESVTGTFGGGGGGGPPFAQGGGLDADPDDVVAELRELDPSS, encoded by the coding sequence ATGCAGACACGCGCCCCGACGGAACCGACGGTTCGCGAGTTCGACGCCGACGTCATTGACGTCGACGGTCGGACGGTGACGCTCGATCAGACGTACTTCTACGCCGAGAGCGGCGGGCAACCGGCCGATCGGGGAACGATCGACGGCCGACGGGTGGTCGACGTGCAAACCGACGGCGACGCCGTTCGACATACGCTCGCGACGGAACCGGAGTTCGGCGTCGACGATACGGTCACCGGCGTCGTCGACGATGACTTCCGAACGTACTGTATGCGAGCGCACACGGCGAGCCACGTGCTGTACGGCGCGGGCCGGCGGCTCCTCGACGACCTCGGTTACGGCGGCTTCGATATCTCCGAATCGAAGGTCCGCGTCGATTTCACCACCTCGACAGACATCGACGACGGGACGCTCGTCGAACTCGAACGGCTCGTGAACCGGACGGTCTGGGACTCGCGTGAGGTGAGCTGGCAGGAGGTGCCGACCGGGGAGGCGACCGCTCGCGAGGACGTCGCGTTCAACACCAAGACCGAAGAGGGCGTGATGAGCGACGCCGACACGGTCCGAATCGTCGACGTCGAGGGCTGGGACGTCGCGGCCTGCGGCGGCACGCACGTCTCGAACACCCGCGAGATCGGGCCGGTGACGGTGCTCAACCGATCGAACCCCGGTGAGGGGCTCACTCGTGTCGAGTTCGCCGTCGGACCGACTGGGATCGATCGACAGGCCGAACGACACGGCGTTCTCCGAGAGACGGCCGCGGCGCTCGAAACGGGAACCGACGACCTCGCCGAGACGGCGGCCACCGTCCGAGCCGAGCGCGACGAACTGCGTGATCGGGTCCGTGAACTCGAACGCGCCGCCGTCGGCGACGCGATCGACGGCTTCGAGCGCGTCACGAAGAGCGAGACGGTGTGGCGGGTCGGCGTTCTCGACGGCGTCGATCCGAACGACGTCGGCGAAGCCGCGAAAGACGCGGTCGCTGACGACGAGGTAATCGCCGCCGTCGGCGGATCGGCGAGCCCGTACGTCGTCGTCGCGGCCGGGACCGACAGCGACGTCCACGCCGGATCGGTCGTCGAGAGCGTTACGGGAACGTTCGGCGGCGGCGGCGGTGGGGGACCGCCGTTCGCGCAGGGCGGCGGGCTCGACGCGGATCCGGACGATGTCGTCGCGGAGCTTCGCGAGTTGGACCCATCCTCGTGA
- the purF gene encoding amidophosphoribosyltransferase, which yields MPDGRDPSNPTPGREPTDARSTTAESTTTPTAADLSGPTEKCGVVGVALADRAASRPLYYSLYALQHRGQESAGIVTHDGFQQHSHVEMGLVGDAFDESDLDSLAGTTGIGHVRYPTSGGVNASCAQPFSVSFKSGSLGLSHNGNLVNADEIREELANLGHAFTSDGDTEVIAHDLARNLLEADLVRAVKRTMDRIHGSYALTIMHDETVLAVRDPQGNRPLCIGKLDDGYVVASESAAIDTLDGELVRDVRPGELVVLEPDGSGFDSYQLVETENTAHCFFEHVYFARPDSVIDDTLVYEARRSLGRKLWAESGIESDVVMPVPDSGRAFASGYAEAAHETTADGAERPAEESGVEFAEGLMKNRYVGRTFIMPTQDERERAVRLKLNPIKSTIEGKSVTIIDDSIVRGTTSRQLVSLLKDAGASEVHVRIGAPPIVAPCYMGIDMASRDELIAADRSVEEIREEIGADTLGYLSIDAVADVLGESRLDLCLGCVTGEYPYDIDDEATDRDVTRPVIDDPEPRPADD from the coding sequence ATGCCTGACGGGCGGGATCCCTCGAACCCCACACCCGGACGAGAGCCGACGGACGCGCGATCGACGACCGCCGAATCGACGACGACGCCCACGGCGGCCGACCTCTCCGGGCCGACCGAGAAGTGCGGCGTCGTCGGCGTCGCGCTCGCCGACCGCGCCGCGTCGCGCCCGTTGTATTACTCGCTGTACGCGCTCCAGCACCGCGGCCAGGAGTCGGCGGGGATCGTCACTCACGACGGCTTCCAACAGCACAGCCACGTCGAGATGGGGCTCGTCGGCGACGCCTTCGACGAATCCGACCTCGACTCGTTGGCGGGCACCACCGGTATCGGCCACGTCCGCTATCCGACCTCCGGCGGCGTCAACGCCTCCTGTGCGCAGCCCTTCTCGGTCTCGTTCAAATCGGGCTCGCTGGGCCTCTCGCACAACGGCAACCTCGTCAACGCCGACGAGATCCGCGAGGAATTGGCGAACCTCGGTCACGCCTTCACCTCCGACGGCGACACCGAAGTCATCGCACACGACCTCGCGCGCAACCTCCTCGAAGCGGACCTCGTCCGCGCGGTCAAGCGGACGATGGATCGCATTCACGGGTCCTACGCGCTGACCATTATGCACGACGAGACCGTCCTCGCCGTCCGCGATCCGCAGGGCAACCGTCCGCTCTGTATCGGAAAACTCGACGACGGCTACGTCGTCGCCTCCGAGTCGGCCGCCATCGACACGCTCGACGGGGAACTCGTCCGCGACGTCCGCCCGGGGGAACTCGTCGTCCTCGAACCCGACGGCTCCGGGTTCGACTCCTACCAGCTCGTCGAAACGGAGAACACCGCGCACTGCTTCTTCGAGCACGTCTACTTCGCCCGTCCCGACTCGGTCATCGACGACACGCTCGTCTACGAGGCGCGGCGGAGTCTCGGCCGCAAGCTCTGGGCGGAGTCCGGCATCGAGAGCGACGTGGTGATGCCCGTACCCGACTCCGGGCGGGCGTTCGCCTCCGGCTACGCCGAGGCCGCCCACGAGACGACCGCCGACGGCGCGGAACGCCCCGCCGAAGAGAGCGGCGTCGAGTTCGCCGAGGGGCTGATGAAGAACCGCTACGTGGGTCGGACGTTCATTATGCCGACGCAGGACGAGCGCGAGCGCGCGGTTCGACTGAAGCTCAACCCGATCAAGAGCACCATCGAGGGCAAGTCGGTGACGATCATCGACGACAGCATCGTCCGCGGGACGACGTCCCGTCAGCTCGTTTCCCTACTCAAAGACGCCGGCGCGTCCGAGGTGCACGTCCGGATCGGCGCGCCGCCGATTGTCGCTCCGTGTTATATGGGAATCGACATGGCCTCCAGAGACGAACTCATCGCGGCCGACCGGTCTGTCGAGGAGATCCGCGAAGAGATCGGGGCTGACACCCTCGGATACCTCTCGATCGACGCCGTCGCCGACGTGCTCGGCGAGTCGCGGCTCGATCTCTGTCTCGGCTGTGTCACCGGAGAGTACCCCTACGACATCGATGACGAGGCGACCGACCGCGACGTCACGCGCCCGGTGATCGACGATCCCGAGCCGAGACCCGCCGACGACTGA
- a CDS encoding YcaO-like family protein — protein sequence MTYEIELVGSGPAAAAAEAAFDDIDARVVADATDPPLTVAVVPAGSDVPHEIDGNTDRVVVVEIGGIGGCVVDSIDASVSAFGPAGARFSDLAARVSATTESTGSPSGDRSAVRLAGAIAGRRAVALLVSDDMAGTVAEISGTGIAAERRVLPVSDATSRDRTLRREFRDVDLDDSLARAERALDERTGIVSQVGERESFPVPYYLAQTADTSGFSDTRAAELAAGVDPDWDAAFMRALGEALERYCAGVYRRSEFTVAPERTRARPVSPARFVRPDSFHAPDPETPVPWVDGVDLRTEESVSLPAEFVHYPPPEERFKPAITTGLGLGNSGVDALLSGLYEVVERDATMLAWYSSFEPLALSVSDARFAALEKRARAEDLSVTTLLVTQDVDIPVVAAAVHRDGDWPAFAVGSGASLDPVDAARSALAEALQNWMELRAMGPEQAADEGGAIGEYASFPDAARAFVDVDAAVPAERVGPEAVPTGEAELEAALNRFTAVDLDAYAARTTTADVDALGFEAVRVLVPEAQPLFQGEPFFGERARTVPESLGFDPELDRAYHPYP from the coding sequence GTGACCTACGAAATCGAACTCGTCGGAAGCGGCCCGGCGGCCGCCGCTGCGGAGGCCGCGTTCGACGACATCGACGCGCGGGTCGTCGCCGACGCCACCGATCCGCCCCTGACTGTCGCCGTCGTCCCCGCCGGAAGCGACGTTCCCCACGAAATCGACGGCAACACAGATCGTGTCGTGGTGGTGGAAATCGGCGGTATCGGCGGCTGTGTCGTCGATTCGATCGACGCCTCGGTCTCCGCGTTCGGCCCCGCTGGCGCTCGCTTCTCCGATCTCGCGGCTCGCGTCTCGGCGACGACGGAGTCGACGGGCTCACCGTCGGGCGATCGAAGCGCTGTGAGACTTGCGGGAGCGATCGCCGGGCGGCGCGCCGTTGCACTGCTCGTGAGCGATGATATGGCGGGGACCGTCGCGGAGATCTCGGGAACCGGTATCGCCGCCGAGCGGCGGGTCCTTCCGGTCTCGGACGCCACCTCGCGTGATCGGACGCTGCGGCGCGAGTTCCGCGACGTCGACCTCGACGACTCGCTCGCCCGCGCGGAGCGCGCGCTCGACGAGCGGACGGGGATCGTGTCGCAGGTCGGCGAGCGCGAGTCGTTCCCAGTCCCGTACTACCTCGCACAGACGGCCGACACGAGCGGGTTCAGCGATACGCGGGCCGCAGAGCTCGCCGCCGGGGTCGATCCCGACTGGGACGCCGCGTTTATGAGAGCGCTCGGTGAGGCGCTCGAACGCTACTGCGCCGGTGTCTACCGCCGCTCGGAGTTCACCGTCGCGCCCGAGCGAACGCGCGCGCGCCCGGTGTCGCCCGCCCGGTTCGTCCGCCCCGACAGCTTCCACGCACCGGATCCGGAGACGCCGGTCCCGTGGGTCGACGGCGTCGACCTCCGAACGGAGGAGTCCGTGTCGCTTCCCGCGGAGTTCGTGCACTATCCCCCGCCAGAAGAACGGTTCAAACCGGCGATCACGACGGGGCTCGGGCTCGGGAACTCGGGCGTCGACGCGCTGCTCTCGGGGCTCTACGAGGTGGTCGAACGCGACGCGACGATGCTGGCGTGGTACTCGTCGTTCGAGCCGTTGGCGCTCTCGGTGTCGGACGCGCGGTTCGCGGCGCTCGAAAAACGGGCTCGCGCGGAAGACCTGTCGGTGACGACGCTGCTCGTCACCCAAGACGTCGACATCCCCGTCGTCGCGGCGGCCGTCCACCGCGACGGCGACTGGCCGGCGTTCGCCGTCGGTTCCGGCGCGTCGCTCGATCCGGTCGACGCCGCGCGCTCGGCGCTCGCGGAGGCGCTCCAGAACTGGATGGAATTGCGGGCGATGGGGCCCGAGCAAGCAGCCGACGAGGGTGGCGCGATCGGCGAGTACGCGAGTTTCCCCGACGCCGCTCGGGCGTTCGTCGACGTCGACGCGGCCGTTCCGGCCGAGCGGGTCGGCCCGGAGGCGGTCCCGACTGGCGAGGCCGAGCTGGAGGCGGCGCTCAACCGATTCACCGCGGTCGATCTCGACGCCTACGCCGCTCGAACGACGACCGCGGACGTCGACGCGCTCGGCTTCGAGGCGGTCCGCGTGCTCGTGCCGGAAGCCCAACCGCTCTTTCAGGGCGAACCGTTCTTCGGCGAGCGCGCGCGGACGGTCCCGGAGTCGCTGGGATTCGACCCGGAACTCGACCGCGCGTATCACCCGTATCCGTAG
- the tbsP gene encoding transcriptional regulator TbsP — MSSGTNVHGTSVERVISSALQPATGAVYVVGPTPAVVESLVEFSVDIAERPSLRLLADEPLLKGVFEDFPTASDAADLIASGALELRVPDGPAENTLLVTDESVVAVVTAGDQVVGLRTDKASFVQSARATYAEAFQSAEQFTLRTPAISAVRESLEAEFEPTVRADFDAVLESLRDRRAAETDLDEVVISLLVAARNELLLYDISRWGEDVGIASKATFSRTKTELEEAGVIETEKVPIDVGRPRLRLRLGDERLRASDTADLAGIAGEILGRSAAE, encoded by the coding sequence ATGTCCTCCGGTACGAACGTGCACGGCACGTCTGTCGAGCGCGTTATTTCGTCAGCTCTCCAGCCCGCCACGGGAGCAGTGTACGTGGTCGGTCCAACGCCGGCCGTCGTCGAGTCGCTCGTCGAATTCAGCGTCGATATCGCGGAGCGTCCGTCGCTCCGGCTCCTCGCCGACGAGCCGCTTTTGAAGGGCGTGTTCGAGGACTTTCCGACCGCGAGCGACGCCGCCGATCTCATCGCCAGCGGCGCGCTCGAACTCCGCGTTCCCGACGGGCCCGCGGAGAACACGCTCCTCGTGACCGACGAGTCGGTCGTCGCGGTCGTCACCGCCGGCGACCAAGTCGTCGGGTTGCGGACCGACAAAGCGTCGTTCGTGCAGAGCGCGCGAGCGACCTACGCGGAGGCCTTTCAGTCGGCCGAACAGTTCACGCTCCGGACGCCGGCGATCTCGGCGGTTCGAGAGTCTCTCGAAGCGGAGTTCGAACCGACGGTCCGCGCGGACTTCGACGCCGTCCTCGAATCCCTTCGAGACCGGCGCGCCGCGGAGACCGACCTCGACGAGGTGGTGATCAGCCTGCTTGTCGCCGCGAGAAACGAACTGCTCCTGTACGACATCTCGCGGTGGGGCGAAGACGTCGGTATCGCGAGCAAGGCGACGTTTTCCCGGACCAAGACCGAACTAGAGGAGGCGGGGGTGATCGAAACCGAGAAGGTCCCGATCGACGTCGGGCGTCCGCGACTCCGATTGCGACTCGGTGACGAACGGCTTCGCGCGTCCGACACGGCCGACTTGGCCGGCATCGCCGGGGAGATCCTCGGTCGATCCGCCGCCGAGTAG